Proteins from one Deltaproteobacteria bacterium genomic window:
- a CDS encoding nucleotidyltransferase domain-containing protein, with amino-acid sequence MLTRDDVLTTLRRERQRLSAQYPIRRIALFGSWARGDAPPDRDVDILVEVDSSIGLRFADLAAELERAVGRPVDLVSRRAIKRSSRRSGH; translated from the coding sequence ATGTTGACGCGTGACGACGTCCTGACGACACTGCGGCGCGAGCGGCAACGGCTGAGTGCGCAGTATCCGATCCGGCGCATAGCACTCTTCGGCTCCTGGGCACGCGGCGACGCGCCACCCGACCGCGATGTCGACATCCTCGTGGAGGTCGACAGTTCGATTGGGCTTCGTTTCGCCGATCTTGCCGCCGAGCTCGAACGTGCCGTGGGTCGGCCGGTAGATCTCGTCTCTCGCCGCGCGATCAAGCGATCAAGCCGCCGCTCTGGGCACTGA